GGAGAGTTATCATTAACATCCGTAATAAACACGGTGACCGTTACGTTGCTGCTTAACGGAGGAGAGCCGTTGTCTCTCGCCATCACGAGGACTTTGAAGGACCGCATCTGTTCGTAATCGAAAGACCTTTGGGCCTGGATCACACCAGTGTCTCCATTTACTGACAGATAGGCGGTCACCGGTATGCTGTTCATCTCAGCCCCAGGTAAAAGAGAATAAAGCACTGTGCCGTTTTGCCTCCAGTCTGGGTCTCGAGCGGTGACAGAACACAACGAGTGTCCGGCTTTGTTATTCTCTGGCACATAAGCGCTGTACGATTCTTCGTCGAACACTGGagggttgtcgttgacgtcggCGACGGACAATGTAACACTTTTAGAGGACGACAGAGGTGGTTGTCCCTCATCGGTAGCCGTTATGGTAATGTTGTAGACCGAAACCAGTTCACGGTCAAGTTCGCTCGTTGTGACCAGTGAATAGTAGTTCTTGATTGAAGAAACCAACTTAAAAGGAACGTCTTGCTGGATGAAACAACGAACCTGTTGATTATTCTCTGAGTCTTTATCCTGCACGTTAATGATGCCTACCTCCGTACCGGCTGCCAAGTTCTCTGGTATTGGATTAGTGAGGGATTTGATGAATGTGACGGGAGCATTGTCGTTTATGTCTTTAATATCAATGAGTAACGTGCAGGAGGAGGCTAATCCCAGACCGTCTTTAGCAGTAATTTGGATTTCATACGTGGACAATTCCTCATAATCTATCGACCCAGTCACCGTCACCTCACCAGTTGTCTCATCAAGGGAAAACGCATTATTTTCCTCCGAGATGTGATCAAACTCATACCTGACTTCTCCGTTTAACCCCTCGTCGGCGTCCTTAGCTTGTACAGTGATTACTACGGTATCCATAGAAGAGTTTTCGGGGATGCTGGCTCTATAAACGGCCTGGCCAAACACGGGGACGTTATCATTAGCATCTAGTACGGTGACGTGTATGACTACTGTACCTGACTTTTGTGGTGAACCACCATCCGTAGCAGTAAGCAAAATGGACATctccttcctttcctctctATCCAACTCTTTTTCTAAAACCAATTCACAAAATTTCCCCCCTCCACTCTTTGTGTTTACATTAATGGTAAAATGTGCGTTGTCTTGGATCATATAGCTCTGGATGGTGTTTTGACCTATATCTGCGTCGTGCGCCTCGTCTAAACGAAAGCGATTTCCTTTATCTGCAGACTCGCGGATCTCGATATTTATTGTGTCCTTTTTAAATTGCGGGGCGTTGTCATTTATATCGATAATATTCAGGCTAATACGATGTAATTCCAAAGGGTTCTCCAAAACAAGTTCTTGCCGTAACATGCAGGATGCCCTTTTAGCACAAAGCGCCTCTCTGTCAATCCGGTCCGCAACAATGAGATCTCCGTCTGCAAGGTTAATGTCACAATAGCGTTTGTTGTTCCCCTCGGCGTCGATACGGGCCTTTCGAGCGGATAATTTGCTGACATCAAGCCCTAAATCCTTGGCAATATTTCCGACCACAGACCCGCGTTCCATCTCTTCTGGGAAGGAAAAGGACATGTCTCCGAAGACGACGCCTACTCGGAGCGTCAGAAAAAATACGGTTGATAATCCTTTCAGCTTCATGTTCATAGATGTTGTCCCCATGTTTTAAATGGCAAAATGAATTACCTTGGAGCTCACGGCAAAATGTACAAGCCTCAACATGTGCACAAGCATAAGATAGTTCGTAAACGATTCAGATTCTTCCACGGAGGTGTAGCTCTAGATTAAACCCACAAACCTAACAAAAAGAGAAGGTGGAGTTTTGTGGTGCGCTACGTCTGGCAGGCTAGATAATACAGGCAGACAGCGACACTATGAGTATATCTTAAATACTACAGAAGAGCTGGGCCAATATACAACTTCaaacaaaaactaaaatgaTACAACAATAaactaataaaataatatatattatgaaAAACTAATAATAACCAGTGACACCGTAACTACACGTCTTCATATCTAAGgttattgtttttgtatatttgATTCTTTGCACACAGGAGGCTTATTTCCAGGAGTTTGGCTCGTGTTTCCTTCTCATTTCAGCACCATGGATAGAGATCGGACTTGAAACTCTGAGCGAGTAAAAGGACACAAAACCATATTTTATAAAAGTGGATCAACCTAATTAGATGCTATTCAGTGTTTATAAATAGCTACATAGAGCAGATTAACAGTTTTAGACCATGGTTAAGTCTGCTATACAGACTTAACAGTCTATTGGCCTAGTACAGTAGTACACCAATTTTCCAcacctatatattttgtatcaaTAATCCTTGCTGCCTCAGTATGCCTACAGGTCACACCTTGAATGTCTCACAGGATTTTACTTGAATAGAGATATAAGATTcatggtaaacacacacaaaatgtggtCCCTCAGGGATTTTCAGGTTAGTTTAGGTCAAAAAAAGTAGGTGTAGTCTCCGTTTTTGACCAAAACATGAAACGTGACACTCCAGCCACGAACGCTAACTCGACAAAAAATACATAGTTATTAATAATAGtgaaagtaataatcataaaagCTGCCCTACCTCGGAAATCTCATCCGTGTTTTGAAAGGCTTCATCAAAGTCAGCTGAAGATTTTctcagggtcagggtctggTCTGCAGGCAGTGTGTTGTCATTGTAACCGCTGACAAACTTGAAGTCGCTGGTTCTAGATCCAGTTGTCAGATATCCATCGTAATTATATGTGCTGCGTAAAGTCCCAGTACAATCCACGTCTGCGTAGTTTGGAGGGAGATATGAGCTGGGAATAGCAACTGCTCCATCAAACAACAGTCGGGGCTTTCTCCTCCGACAAAACCTCAATCCcagaatgataataatgaaagtCAGGAAAAATGTGGAGACGGATACCAGCGCGATGATTAGATAAGATGTTAATTTAGAACTGCTGTCTTCATTAGCCATGTCCTTCAGTTCTGGTACTTCAGCCAAGTTATCAGAGATAATCAGGTGCATGGTACATGTGGCAGATAAAGTAGGTTGACCGTTATCCTTTACAGACACTACAATATTCTGCTTCATGTTGTCAGTCTCGGAAATGTCTCGCTGGGTCCTGATCTCCCCACTGTGCAGATCAATTTGAAAAAGTCCCGGATCAGTGGACTTAATGATCTGATAGGACAGCCAGGCGTTCTGTCCAGAGTCCCCATCAACTGCTATCACCTTGGAAACCAGAGAACCTCCCTGGGCTGATCTTGGAATCAGCTCAGTCATAAAGGAGTTACCATCGATGACAGGGTAAAGTATCTGAGGAGTGTTGTCATTCACATCCGTTATGAAGACACTCACAGTCACGTTGCTGCTGAGCGGAGGAGAACCGTTGTCTCTGGCCATCACCTTGAACTCAAAGCTCCTAAACTGTTCATAATCAAACAACCTCAAAGTGTGGATGTCCCCCGTGTCTCCGTTAATGGACAGATACGACGACACCGGGCTGCCGTTGACTTGACCCGCTATAAGAGAATACACCACTGTACCGTTTTGTCTCCAGTCTGGGTCATGTGCTGCGACAGAGCACAACCTATGGCCCGGTGTGTTTTTTTCCACCAGGTAGGCGTTGTACGACTGCTCCTTGAACACAGGTGGGTTGTCGTTAACGTCCCCCACGGTGAGGTGGATGTGTTTGGAGGAGGTCAGGGGTGGAGAGCCCTCATCGGCAAAGTGGACTGTGATGTTGTATTCAGAGACTAGTTCACGGTCCAGCGGTTCAGTGGTCACCAGTGTATAATAGTTTTTGATTGAGGGAATCAGTTTAAAGGGAACGTTTTGCTGAATTGAACACTGGACTTGTCTGTTAATCGCAGAATCTCTATCCTGCACATTAATGATGCCGACTTCAGTACCAGGGGACACGTTTTCTGGTACTGGATTGGTCAGAGATTTAAGATATATCAGCGGTGCATTGTCATTAACATCTATGATATCTATAATAACTTTTGCATTTGAGGTGAGGCCATAACCATCCTTTGCTTCTATTCGCATTTCATATGTTGTTTCTTCTTCAAAATCGATAGAACCCTTCACTGTTATTAACCCCGTTTTCTGATTAAGATTAAATAACTTGGCGGCCAAATCGGATATACGACCAAATTCATAAGACACCTCTCCATTTAGTCCTTCGTCTGCGTCAGAAGCAATCACTTCGGCCACTACCGTGTCTAGAGCTGAGTTTTCAGGCAGACTCACTCTATAGACAGCCTGACTAAACAACGGGGCGTTATCATTCGCATCCAATACGGTGACGTGAATAGCAATGCTGCCGGATCTCTGCGGACTACCGCCGTCCAGCGCTGTAAGCTCAAATGTCATCTCCTGCTGTTCCTCGCGGTCTAGTTCTCTGTACAATATCAATTCTCCATATTTACCAACATCCTGATTTGTACTGATTTTTAAATCGAAATGGTTATTTCTTTGCAGGGTGTAGCCTTGCACGCCGTTTTCTTTTATGTCTGCGTCATTCGCCGCAATAATAGGAAAACGGGCTCCTTTAACTGCAGATTCACTTATCTCTAATTTGAACAATTCCTTGGAGAATTTAGGTGCGTTATCATTGATATCTTGTATTTCAAGGGACACATGGTGCATCTCCAACGGTCCTTCCAAAACTAATTCAAAACGAACGATACATTGAGTCTTATCACCACAAAGCTCTTCCCTGTCTATTCGCTCAGCCACAATCAAATCACCGTTGCTATTAATGTCACAATAGCGTTTACGGTTCCCCTCGCTATCAATCCGTGCCTTTCGAGAGGAGAGTCGTTTCACATCTAATCCAAGATCCTTGCCAATATTTCCAATAACGAATCCAGGTTTGTGCTCCTCTACAATCGAATAATTCACGTCTCCATAAATGAAGTCCAAGGCCAGGATAAAGAGAAGGACGCTACGAAGCAGGCCAAGGAATCCAAATCCTTTGTCGCACATTATGACACAATCCCGGTTGTGGGCCGCAGATTTATCTGCAACTAGATCTAAATCCGTTCTTATAAACGACCACGATATTGTCCATGGGTAAATCCAGTCCCGAATATGCTGGTTAACCGTACCACGACTCTTGTCTATCTGAAGAACAGACCTCGAAAAATGTACTTAGGGCAACATGGCTAGTATGACACGGCATCTCATTCCGCTGGTGAACAGCGACACGGTGAGCCTCGACTCGGTCGTTACACGAAATTACAACTGACAGATCAACCACTAGAGAAGTAACCAGAAAACAACCTTCAAAAGATCCGACCCAGTTCAGTCTCGTAGGCCCTAATCACTAAATTAATTTGCTTACTTCAACAAGCACCAGACATTTGTTGAACTAGGCCTTTCCATAATTGATTGCATCGGTTTCTAAATTCCAAAACATGTTGCTGATCAACGTAGGACTACAGTGATTTAAAGTGGCCCTAATATTTGCGAAATTCGTGTAGTTTAATATAAGGATTGAGGATTGTTACTTGACTTAATTGCTTCATTATATACTCTCACACTTGGCTAATTGTTCGGCGCAGGAGTGGACGCCACAATATAGGCCTCAATTatggcaaaaataaaaatatcaaaTTCGATAAGAAAATGAATATGAATAtctttaatattaataatattataaaaattaaaataagaTATTATTGCGTATTTAAGAATACAATTAGGcatataaaaaaacacatcCTTGACACAGACAAATATGTGGCAACAAATTCTGATTGTTAATGTAACGCAATACAATTATTAGTTATCGGCGTGACCTACCTGGGACGAACCGTCGGAGTCAATGAATGCTTCATCGAAGCCGGTTGGAGATTTCACCAGTGTCTGATCTGCAGGTAGCGTGTTTTGGTTGTAAGAACACACAAACTTAAAGTCACTAGTTCTTGATCCTGTCGTCATATATCCATCATAATTGCAAGCGCTGCGTAAAGTCCCCGCGACGTCCACCTCCACGTAACTAGGAGGGAAGTATCCACTGGGTATGGCCACGGCAGTGTCAAACAACGGCATTGGCTTCCTTCTGCGACAATACCTCACACCAAGAATAATAATGAGGAAAGTAAAGTAGAAGGTCGAGACAGACACAAGAGCTATTATCAGATACGAGATTAATGTTGAACCATCTTCATGGGTCATATCTTTCAGTTCTGGGACTTCGGCCAAGTTATCAGATATAAGCAGGTTAATGGAACAGGTGGCTGAAAGAGGGGGTTGTCCATCGTCCTTAACTGCCACAATTAGGGTTTGTTTAATGCTTTCTTGCTCAGAAACATCCCGCTGCATCCTGATTTCTCCGCTGTGTAGACCAATCACAAACAGTCCTGGGTCTGTTGATTTGATGATGTGAAAAGACAGCCACACGTTCTGACCAGAGTCCGAGTCGACTGCTATCACCTTAGACACCAATGACCCCCCAGCGGCTGATTTGGGAATTAGTTCAGTCATGAGAGAGTTAATTCCCGGCGTGGGGTAAAGTATCAAAAGGGGATTGTCGTTCACATCACTTATGTATACATTAAGGGTTACGTTGCTGCTAAGAGGCGGAGAACCGTTGTCTCTGGCCATTATTTGGACCTTAAAGCTTCTACACTGTTCATAATCAAACGACCTCAGGGCTTGGATGGTCCCGGTGTCTCCGTTAACCGTTAGATAAGAAGACAGCTGAATACCGTTCACCTCACAAGGCAAAACTGAATAAATGAGTGTGCCGTTTTGTCTCCAGTCTGGGTCACGAGCTGACACTGAACATAAACTACTGCCAGGTTGGTTATTTTCCGTCACATAGACACtataaggcccaatcccgtttctttgctcactgtctcaaccctacatctcaaccctaaccctcattgctcatgctcattgctacccctcattgctacccctaaccgatcccctaccaaatgggacaaccctaccctgtgacgtcatcatggcctccccgtgccccctagcagataaccagacccctggtaatgttacaagagacagactggctgccattgtctcgggcaacgagcaagacccattgtaaagatgtttaaccagaaatggtatttatattttgtaattggcccggcgtgccagactggccacactcacactggcagatttgagcacggttaggtgctaaaacagccacggccacggccagaaggcctagtgtgagtgcacccttagataataatcggttaagaacaagaacactttagaagaaacactttatttaaataagaaacactgaaccacacatctaaaaacacacacacacgcacacctaaaaatacacacaaacacacacaccctctctcagcttttgagagaatggtggagaatcacatcttctccaccattctgccaactttgcctcgctctcctcatgcctcgcctgctccctggcactctcctcttggaaggggtgtctggggtagCCTGCTTCTCAAAGGCAGGGGGGTTGTCGTTGATGTCAGCTATAGATAATAGAAAGCTTTTAGACGACGATAGAGAGGGAGAACCGTCATCAGTTGCAGTAATTGTAATATTGTAATTGGACAGCTGTTCACGGTCTAGTTCTCCAGTAGTCACCAGCGAATAGTAGTTTTTAATTGATGGAACCAAATTAAAAGGAACGTTTTGCTGAATGTAACATTGAACGTTGCGGTTATTGTCAGAGTCCGCATCTTGCACGTTGAAGATACCAACCTGCGTACCTGGTGGCATGTTTTCAGGTATAGAATCAGTCAAGGTTTTCAGAAAAATCTCAGGTGCGTTGTCATTAACATCAGTCACGTCAATCATTACCGTTGCGTAAGATGCCAGTCCAAGTCCATCTTTTGCGCTAACTCGAATTTCATATGAAGTCTCTTCCTCATAATCCAAATGCGCATTAACTCTCAGTTCCCCCGTTTTCCGATCAAGTGAAAACACATTATGATTCCCTGAGACGTGATTGAGTTCGTACACAACTTCCCCGTGATGTCCTTCGTCCGCATCCGTCGCACTAACGGTCACGACCACAGCGTCCAGAGGAGAGTCTTCAGGTAAACCGGCTTTATAGAGGTCATCGCTAAACGTCGGAGCGTTATCATTAGCATCCAGCACTGTGACGTgtaaaggtacgaacacaccaaacgcgtaccccgcgtatagacgcgtataaaatcgtcaatttttccatagggaaccattggtttccGCGCTTATGAGCTGCGTACATGCGTTACATGTGCTAAAGCAAAATTGTACCCGCGTTagcggcgtatgagctgcgtatatatacgcgcgtacatatacgagcgtatatatacgcgcgtacatatacgagcgtgtatatacgcgcgtacatatacgagcgtgtatatacgcgcgtacatatacgagcgtgtatatacgcgcgtacgcgaggagttcaaaaaattgaactttcaacgctcatacgcgtgatgcttaaccgcgatagccaatcagcgtggagcttgacccgacgtcactggcagagagtagtgacgcttgcacagaagcatacggccgacatctttctttattctgggtggaaatagtaacatagttacgccattaaatgcgtttatggaaacatttttagcgagaaatgtgcattttactttcataatgttcgctcggtgaatgtgaaggatgtttggtttgatagttacgacgaagagtgaacgctctgagtctctggttgctaaacaacctcaacgtcttggcggactatttctctgctgatcaacactacgaatgctggaaacacaccagacacaccatgtgaagttatttaacccgattattgttatttatatccgagattatttgatctaacccgatccaagctctatcatgcacccaaacacggcggcgtttgggtttccttcctcggactcctaaatccagcgcagccacaggcgcgtagctgcgtacgtaggaccatttttgacacaaaatggtcaagcaacattttagctgcgttacgcgcgtaaatcttacgcgggtacgcgtttggtgtgttcgtaccttaagGCTACAGTGCCTGATCTCTGAGGAGTGCCTCCATCCAGGGCCGTTAGAATAAGGTTGATTTCTTGCTGAGTTTCCCGATCTAATTCCTTTTCCAAAACTAATTCACAGTATTTTCGCCCGTCAGATTTTGTCtcaacatttaaaacaaaattatCGTTTATCTGCAAAGAGTAGCTCTTTACAGCATTATCTCCAATATCAGAATCATGCGCTTCGTCTAATGAAAAGCGAGTACCTTTGCCTGTCGATTCTCGGATTTCCATTTTGATaagatattttttaaacaccGGGTCATTGTCATTAATATCTTTATATGCAGGCTAATACGATGTAGCTCAAGTGGGTTTTCCAACACTAGCTCCAGTTTCACAATACACGAAGCCTTCCTGCCACACAGCGATTCTCTGTCAATTCTATCAGCAACCATCAATTCGCCTTTTGAAATGTTTATCTCGCAATATCTTTTTCGGTTTCTCTCAACGTCAATCCGGGCTTTTCGAGTGGAAAGTGTACGCACATCCATTTCAAGATCTCGTGCGATATAGCCGATAACGGTTCCTTGTTTCATTTCCTCCGGGACAGAATAGCTGATGTCTCCATAGGCAGATTGCAGTGTGAGGATGCAGAAGACAAAGGCTGCAAAGAAGGATCTATCCCATTCCATCTTGAAACAAAGTAACACAAAGCCTCTAGGTATAGTATAGATGCTCATCCTATTTAACATTTGCAGTGGGGTCTGCTAAATCATATTCGAAGAGAAGACGATTCTATTGAACGTGTCTGTCGCTGTTTGTAAAAAGGTATGCTTCCCTTGtgtgaagagggagaggaaggccgTCTTTATAGGTCTACCACGGTGAACAGCGACACTAGGTGTATCTGTTCGTTATAACAAGCTGTACAGCACAGAGCCAGTTGAGAATGAGCACAACTACATTGTTAAAACCGATTTTATGCAACGCATTCATTCAAAGTTATCTCATGAACTAAATACCTGAAtaattcataaataaatgaGGTGAATATGAAGCAGAAACTAGATGTCACCTCATTAACACAACCAGCTTGTGATGAAGGTGCACAAGGTAATCCACACACTCATCCATCTTCCATCCGTTAGAGATCCAATACAAAACGCTTTACACATTGCTGATTTGCTGATCAATCAACTCTCAGCATACAAACAACTGCTATTCCAATGTAACAACGCAAGTAATATGATATTACCATAGACGTTATGCAACCTTCTAATGCTAGAAATGGGGATTCAGATTCCAACAATTGGGCAAAATACTAAATGAGAGACATGACTAAGTAAGAGTCATTATCAAACTTCCAACAAACAAACTTGTTAAAATAAAAAGCATTATTCATCTAATGCCACATATATGTTTTGAGGCCATTATATATTACTTATCTGATTTAAAATTATAACTAGACCTGATGATAAGCAAAGTGAAATAATTGAGCATTTAGAGTAGGCTAGGCTTTGCAGAATATCAGTTAGACATGAATGTGTTTAAAATGGGAGTGCCTACCTCAGGGGAAACATCAAGGTCTCCAAACACTTCTTCAAAGTCAGTAGGATTTTTTCTCAGGGTCTGGTCTGCAGGCAGTGTGTTGTCATTGTAAGACGTGACAAATTTAAAGTCACTTGTTCGAGATCCAGTGGTTAAATACGCATCATAATTATATGCGCTGCGTAAAGTCCCAGTGCCGTCCACATCTGTGTAGTTTGGAGGGAGATAAGAGCTGGGAATAGCAACCGCTCCATCAAATAACAGTCTTGGCTTTCTCCTCCGACAAAACCTCAATCCcagaatgataataatgaaagtCAGGAAAAAGGTGGAGACGGATACCAGCGCGATGATCAGATAAGATGTCAATTTAGAACTGCTGTCTTCATAAGCCATGTCCTTCAGTTCTGGAACTTCAGCCAGGGTATCAAAAATAAGCAAGTGAATTGTGCACGTGGCTGATAGAGCTGGCTGTCCATTATCCTTAACCACCACCACAAGGTTCTGTTTCATACTGTCCAATTCAGAAATGTCTCGCTGGGTCCGGATCTCCCCGCTGTGGAGGCCGATGGTAAAGAGTCCTGGGTCACTGGGTTTAATGATGTGATAGGACAGCCATGCGTTCTGACCTGAGTCTGCATCCACAGCTATCACTTTAGACATCAGCGAATCTCCCTGAGCTGATCTGGGAACCAGCTCAGTCATTAAGGTGTTACTATCGATGGCGGGGTAAAGTATCTGAGGAGTGTTGTCATTTACATCCGTTATGAAGACACTGACCGTCACGTTGCTGCTGAGCGGAGGAGAACCATTGTCTCTAGCCATCACCTGGACCTTAAAGCTCCTAAACTGTTCATAATCAAACGATCTCACAGCGTGGATGACCCCCGTGTCTCCGTTAACGGACAGATAGGACGACGCCGGGCTGCCGTGGACTTGGCCCGTCAGAAGAGAGTACACTACAGTGCCGTTTTGCCTCCAGTCGGGGTCACGAGCAGCTACAGAACAGAGTGTGGAACCTTGCTTGTTGTTTTCAGTAACATAGGCGTTGTAGTC
The window above is part of the Gadus macrocephalus chromosome 10, ASM3116895v1 genome. Proteins encoded here:
- the LOC132465763 gene encoding protocadherin gamma-A11-like isoform X16, whose product is MGTTSMNMKLKGLSTVFFLTLRVGVVFGDMSFSFPEEMERGSVVGNIAKDLGLDVSKLSARKARIDAEGNNKRYCDINLADGDLIVADRIDREALCAKRASCMLRQELVLENPLELHRISLNIIDINDNAPQFKKDTINIEIRESADKGNRFRLDEAHDADIGQNTIQSYMIQDNAHFTINVNTKSGGGKFCELVLEKELDREERKEMSILLTATDGGSPQKSGTVVIHVTVLDANDNVPVFGQAVYRASIPENSSMDTVVITVQAKDADEGLNGEVRYEFDHISEENNAFSLDETTGEVTVTGSIDYEELSTYEIQITAKDGLGLASSCTLLIDIKDINDNAPVTFIKSLTNPIPENLAAGTEVGIINVQDKDSENNQQVRCFIQQDVPFKLVSSIKNYYSLVTTSELDRELVSVYNITITATDEGQPPLSSSKSVTLSVADVNDNPPVFDEESYSAYVPENNKAGHSLCSVTARDPDWRQNGTVLYSLLPGAEMNSIPVTAYLSVNGDTGVIQAQRSFDYEQMRSFKVLVMARDNGSPPLSSNVTVTVFITDVNDNSPQILYPTHAGSSVMTEMVPKTVQGGSLVSKVIAVDADSGQNSWLSYHIIKSTDPELFAIGIHSGELKTQRDFSESDSMKQSLVVAVRDNGNPVLSATCIMILLVSDNLADVPELKDQLFDENNSKLTTYLVVALVSISTFFLTFIIVLFGIRFCRRRKPRMLFDGAVAIPSAYLPPNYADVDSNGTLRSTYNYDAYLTTGSRTSDFKFATSYNDNTLLADQTMLKRPSDFDDAFGDAEGNPEQKPPNNDWRFTQGPRPGPSGPQMPYATHIRWTTKDGTRAAGGPEVAMGTGPWPQPPTEAEQLQALMAAANEVSEATGTLGPGTMGLSTRYSPQFTLQHVPDYRQNVYIPGSTATLTSNPQQQLMQQQQQQQQQQQQQQQQQQQQQQQQQQQQQQQQQQQQQAAAQQAPQQALPPSQASAQVEPPKAAQTPASKKKSTKKEKK
- the LOC132465763 gene encoding protocadherin gamma-A11-like isoform X38, which translates into the protein MGTTSMNMKLKGLSTVFFLTLRVGVVFGDMSFSFPEEMERGSVVGNIAKDLGLDVSKLSARKARIDAEGNNKRYCDINLADGDLIVADRIDREALCAKRASCMLRQELVLENPLELHRISLNIIDINDNAPQFKKDTINIEIRESADKGNRFRLDEAHDADIGQNTIQSYMIQDNAHFTINVNTKSGGGKFCELVLEKELDREERKEMSILLTATDGGSPQKSGTVVIHVTVLDANDNVPVFGQAVYRASIPENSSMDTVVITVQAKDADEGLNGEVRYEFDHISEENNAFSLDETTGEVTVTGSIDYEELSTYEIQITAKDGLGLASSCTLLIDIKDINDNAPVTFIKSLTNPIPENLAAGTEVGIINVQDKDSENNQQVRCFIQQDVPFKLVSSIKNYYSLVTTSELDRELVSVYNITITATDEGQPPLSSSKSVTLSVADVNDNPPVFDEESYSAYVPENNKAGHSLCSVTARDPDWRQNGTVLYSLLPGAEMNSIPVTAYLSVNGDTGVIQAQRSFDYEQMRSFKVLVMARDNGSPPLSSNVTVTVFITDVNDNSPQILYPTHAGSSVMTEMVPKTVQGGSLVSKVIAVDADSGQNSWLSYHIIKSTDPELFAIGIHSGELKTQRDFSESDSMKQSLVVAVRDNGNPVLSATCIMILLVSDNLADVPELKDQLFDENNSKLTTYLVVALVSISTFFLTFIIVLFGIRFCRRRKPRMLFDGAVAIPSAYLPPNYADVDSNGTLRSTYNYDAYLTTGSRTSDFKFATSYNDNTLLADQTMLKRPSDFDDAFGDAEGNPEQKPPNNDWRFTQGPRPGPSGAAGGPEVAMGTGPWPQPPTEAEQLQALMAAANEVSEATGTLGPGTMGLSTRYSPQFTLQHVPDYRQNVYIPGSTATLTSNPQQQLMQQQQQQQQQQQQQQQQQQQQQQQQQQQQQQQQQQQQQAAAQQAPQQALPPSQASAQVEPPKAAQTPASKKKSTKKEKK
- the LOC132465763 gene encoding protocadherin beta-16-like isoform X39 gives rise to the protein MCDKGFGFLGLLRSVLLFILALDFIYGDVNYSIVEEHKPGFVIGNIGKDLGLDVKRLSSRKARIDSEGNRKRYCDINSNGDLIVAERIDREELCGDKTQCIVRFELVLEGPLEMHHVSLEIQDINDNAPKFSKELFKLEISESAVKGARFPIIAANDADIKENGVQGYTLQRNNHFDLKISTNQDVGKYGELILYRELDREEQQEMTFELTALDGGSPQRSGSIAIHVTVLDANDNAPLFSQAVYRVSLPENSALDTVVAEVIASDADEGLNGEVSYEFGRISDLAAKLFNLNQKTGLITVKGSIDFEEETTYEMRIEAKDGYGLTSNAKVIIDIIDVNDNAPLIYLKSLTNPVPENVSPGTEVGIINVQDRDSAINRQVQCSIQQNVPFKLIPSIKNYYTLVTTEPLDRELVSEYNITVHFADEGSPPLTSSKHIHLTVGDVNDNPPVFKEQSYNAYLVEKNTPGHRLCSVAAHDPDWRQNGTVVYSLIAGQVNGSPVSSYLSINGDTGDIHTLRLFDYEQFRSFEFKVMARDNGSPPLSSNVTVSVFITDVNDNTPQILYPVIDGNSFMTELIPRSAQGGSLVSKVIAVDGDSGQNAWLSYQIIKSTDPGLFQIDLHSGEIRTQRDISETDNMKQNIVVSVKDNGQPTLSATCTMHLIISDNLAEVPELKDMANEDSSSKLTSYLIIALVSVSTFFLTFIIIILGLRFCRRRKPRLLFDGAVAIPSSYLPPNYADVDCTGTLRSTYNYDGYLTTGSRTSDFKFVSGYNDNTLPADQTLTLRKSSADFDEAFQNTDEISEQKPPNNDWRFTQGPRPGPSGAAGGPEVAMGTGPWPQPPTEAEQLQALMAAANEVSEATGTLGPGTMGLSTRYSPQFTLQHVPDYRQNVYIPGSTATLTSNPQQQLMQQQQQQQQQQQQQQQQQQQQQQQQQQQQQQQQQQQQQAAAQQAPQQALPPSQASAQVEPPKAAQTPASKKKSTKKEKK
- the LOC132465763 gene encoding protocadherin beta-16-like isoform X17; protein product: MCDKGFGFLGLLRSVLLFILALDFIYGDVNYSIVEEHKPGFVIGNIGKDLGLDVKRLSSRKARIDSEGNRKRYCDINSNGDLIVAERIDREELCGDKTQCIVRFELVLEGPLEMHHVSLEIQDINDNAPKFSKELFKLEISESAVKGARFPIIAANDADIKENGVQGYTLQRNNHFDLKISTNQDVGKYGELILYRELDREEQQEMTFELTALDGGSPQRSGSIAIHVTVLDANDNAPLFSQAVYRVSLPENSALDTVVAEVIASDADEGLNGEVSYEFGRISDLAAKLFNLNQKTGLITVKGSIDFEEETTYEMRIEAKDGYGLTSNAKVIIDIIDVNDNAPLIYLKSLTNPVPENVSPGTEVGIINVQDRDSAINRQVQCSIQQNVPFKLIPSIKNYYTLVTTEPLDRELVSEYNITVHFADEGSPPLTSSKHIHLTVGDVNDNPPVFKEQSYNAYLVEKNTPGHRLCSVAAHDPDWRQNGTVVYSLIAGQVNGSPVSSYLSINGDTGDIHTLRLFDYEQFRSFEFKVMARDNGSPPLSSNVTVSVFITDVNDNTPQILYPVIDGNSFMTELIPRSAQGGSLVSKVIAVDGDSGQNAWLSYQIIKSTDPGLFQIDLHSGEIRTQRDISETDNMKQNIVVSVKDNGQPTLSATCTMHLIISDNLAEVPELKDMANEDSSSKLTSYLIIALVSVSTFFLTFIIIILGLRFCRRRKPRLLFDGAVAIPSSYLPPNYADVDCTGTLRSTYNYDGYLTTGSRTSDFKFVSGYNDNTLPADQTLTLRKSSADFDEAFQNTDEISEQKPPNNDWRFTQGPRPGPSGPQMPYATHIRWTTKDGTRAAGGPEVAMGTGPWPQPPTEAEQLQALMAAANEVSEATGTLGPGTMGLSTRYSPQFTLQHVPDYRQNVYIPGSTATLTSNPQQQLMQQQQQQQQQQQQQQQQQQQQQQQQQQQQQQQQQQQQQAAAQQAPQQALPPSQASAQVEPPKAAQTPASKKKSTKKEKK